The Aspergillus luchuensis IFO 4308 DNA, chromosome 4, nearly complete sequence DNA window CATGGGATGTAACGTAATGTAAATTACAGTACCGTATGTTACAATACAATGCCATTCCATAATTACAATATGATACATAGGGTTCGGTGAGGGCTGCATGCCAGATGAATTGAGACCTTAATCTTCTTGCATCAGGTCCAGAAATGGCATCGCGATACAGCGCCACACCTGCGCTTCGGGGATGGCATGTTTTAATCTGTCGGGTCGGCTTCAACCACCCAATATCCTGAGTTGTGTAGTTCCCACCAGCGACTTCGCTACTGGCGCGGGACACCATCTGCGCGAGCGCTCCATCAGTATCATTGACGGCCGCCGCGGCCACTTGACACCAGTACACGTCGACGGGGTCTGGATTGGACCCCAGCGTCGTGTTGCAAGTACGACCGTCGGGCAGTGCTCCGTTCTGGAGTAGCGGATCTAATTCTAAGCAAGCGAATACAGAAAAGGAAGTTGAAGGCAAAGCAGATAGTTGTTCGATTGTTCGTTACTACTAAGGATACTTTCTAAATAGgtagaagaaaggagagagcAGTACCCGATTGGGCAGGCACGTTGCAGGCAGCGTCAGGGTCGTCTGTCCCTGCAGGCTGCTGATATAGTCGCTTTCGTCgtccgaagaagaggcctGCTGGATGGCGCCTTCCTCAGTTATGTCCGACCAGCCgctcaggaagaagaaggtgctGGGGTATGTGGCATCAGGCTCTTCCACCCCGCCTTCACACCAACGGTGGCCCTCAAAACGGGCATCCACGTCCGCGTAGGCGATGTCCATCGATCCGCGGCGATTGTTGGCATCGATGATCGCATTCTGGATGACTCTATTCAAGTCTTCGACGAGTTCGTTCAGCTCCTGTCGCACGCTCGTCTCCAGCACGGTGTAGGGATTGGTGGGGTTCAAGCCCCAGTACTTGAAATTGACTCTGTTGCACTACGTAGTCTGGGCGCTAAAGAGCTTGGGATATCCGGCTACGTAGAGATACAACTTGCTTAACGAAGACAACCAGATTAGCGCGCGAGCTTTACATGAAGCGCAATGCAATGGTCAAGCTTACCTGATTGCTATATGCCTGTGCTAGTAGATCGCAATAGATATGCGATAGTTGGGCCTGTGGGCCCTTGTCGCTCGTATCCATTATGACATCCGGAGCGGCCTGCTAATAACGCGCGCAGAAGTAGTTATCAGAGGAGGCAACGAACCAGAGCTGACATAGCAGGATACAGTGCGTGATAATTTCCGCGAGGGCGACATCGTTGCCGCCCACCGTCACCGTCACCACGCTGGTCTTATCAGTATTTGTCCAGCGCTTGAGCTTGTCACGCAGCCTAGAGAGCTTTTCCCATTGATACTCAGGTAATGTACTCCGTATCAATACAGAAATTAAGTATGGAAACTTTTGCAGCGAGTGAGGAATCTCAATTCGGGGCTTCCCAGGCTCGGAGAATTGTTCATATACAATAGCTTGTCTATGTTACATAGCAGGATGGTTTGGACAGAATGGGTCATGCTTAGCCAGATTGAGCTAGAATGGATGTATAGTTATGAGCTCTCCTGTATATAATGTCATTACTGTGGACTGCTGACAAGTTAAGTTATTATAGACGCATACATATTTCTATCCCAAAGCTTGATATAGAAGAATCGGGTAATTGGATGCATTGCTGAAAATTCAGGTGACTCACGAGTTGCCTGAGACTTGTCGCATGTAGCGTGTTTGAAgttcatctcctccatcggCTCGTACTATATGATCTCCAAATCCACGGGTGCCGCCGCAGGAATAAAAACGTTGGGCTGTTCGCCCGGCTCCCGTACGGTCCAGCTTCCTGTGGCTGGAATTGTGACTGTCGTCTCCAAATGGTCCTCCCGacttccccaaacccaccagtCGAGCCGGAGGCCCTTAAAGAGACACCAGATCCCCTCCCCGGCCCGTGCCTCCCCGCCATCTTTGCTCTCCATGTCCGTGAGCAAGGGAAGTTGCAAGACCTCGGACCACGTTTCTCCTGGACGCAGACTGGCAAAGCCATTATCACGGCCTGGCGAGACCTGCATGTCAGGGTAATCAACGAATgcccatcctccaccgcagACGAACCCTTCCAGATTGACCCACCGATCCCGCCAAACCCAGAGCTCGACGGTCAACCCTGCCGTGTTGAAAGTAAACGGCCTACCACCGCTACCACTTGTTGGCACGTACGTCACATGAAGGGTCGCAAGCACGAGGTCATCCAGTAAAGCCACCTGGTCCTGGGGGCAACATTCGAATTTTGCAATCAGAGTAGGACGGCATTCTTGCGCTCTAAACATATGGGTACATAGGGAGCTTAGCATGTAGCAGTAGAGGAGCAAGGAAGGTTATCACCCGGAGATCAACGTCGGCATGATCGGCATGTTCTCATTGTCCTCGACTCTGAAAGATAGGAAGGGCCCGCCTGGCAAGACGACTTTAGAGTTTTCTACTTTATCGGTCCAATTCCATGAGCCATATTGTTGACCGGGCCAGAGGAGTACATATCGCTCGCCTGTCTGTAGGTATGGGATAAGACGGCCGGGGATAACATCGTAATATTGCTGAACATTGCCGGGCTTATGGATATTGTAAGGGGAGAAGTGCCCATATTCTAGTTGGGGGAGTATAGTATACTCCGGGAGTTTGACTTGGTGCAGCTCGCCCTGCGCGGTAcattgaagaagaatgaacCCGTTTGAGGTAGCAAAGCCATGGGTCTGCGGGTACCATGCAAAGACACAGTGATCGCTaacctcatccacccgctGTAGGGTCACATGAAACAGGTAAGGAGATGTGCGTGACAGTCTTCCCGGACCTTGAAGAGCGAGTGAAAAGGCAGGCGCGTCAGACCTATTGCAAGTCGCCACTAGATTAAATTATTGGATCATAATTCCGTTTAGTGGCGAGATCAGCTCACCGACGGTCCTTTTCTGTATATTGCAGAAAGGGTGTCaatgcttcttccatttcaggagggaggaggtggtgggcaGTCCGCTGTCGATTTTTTACAGTCGAAATGGGGAGCTGAAGCGGGTTCAAATATCATTACACTGGAAAGATTTTGACGACAGGCCGAATGGGTAATAGAAAGCAGGGTTTATATCAAAAGTGTGTATTGACAAAAGAGTGGGGGTGAGGCTAACTTCACCTGGCACCATCTCCGGAGTCTTGAAGCGGGAAGTTCCGCTGGTACGATGCGGCTAATCTACTTGAACCTGGAGCCTGTGCATCGAATGATGCCGCCCGGATGAAGCACTACTCCGTATGCCTCCGCTGTATTGGTATTAATGTGAACGGTATGGTACAGTATAGCCGATACCATGCAATTTAAAACTTTACAGCTAATAAAGTATTTGTGGCAACCTAACAAAACATACCGAGCTTCTTATATGTCCTGATTCGGCATGATAGATGATAATTACTAGGAATGGATAATGAATATATCTTCTGACAGATGATCCTTCCATATACAACTTATATAACTGCTCATAAATTTGATCGTCGGGTTTATTGTCCACTGAAGTCCAAAAGTTGGTGACATCTATACCATCCAATATCGAGTATATTTCACTCTCGAAGCTCCAGCAACGCATCACTTTTGAACAAGTATTGCTTCACCTGCACCCACAAGGACCTTGCCATCAATCACCGTATCGTACGTTTTTGGTCCAACAATCCGGGCATTTTCATCAACATGTTGGCCAGCAAATGTAATATTACCAGCGATATCCACACCAGGACTTGTCAGCCTAGAAACCTTTGCATTCTCCCAGTCAGCTGTAAGGGCTAGCGCTGTATAAGGCCTAGCAACCGGATCAGATGTTGAGTTCCAGATGTTGAGGTTGACCGCCACAATAGCATCAAGGCTTCCGGCTTGGTAGACCGCATATGCACCGAAGTTTGTTTCGTTGACAAGAACTTCCGTCTGCTTGTTCCCTCCTGCAAACACAGCAGCATTGAAAAGATTCCCATAGTACATTGGGTTGACGTGGGGAGAACTGTCGTTGTAGAGAACAGGCTGCCAGGGTGAGTAGCGATAGCGTGTTCCCATGTGAAAATGAACACGGGATACCTTGAGTGAGGATAGATACATGACATAGTCAATGGCCCAGACAGCAGATGCCATAACGTCTGAGATATTGAACGCGCCCTGGCAAGAAATGGAGTTAGTCTCACCGATAACATATTTGATACCTGAGTTCGCTGTCGCATTGCCCAGATAGTCATGGTACCAAACACGAGAGAGCATGTTGGTGCGATCGAATAGGGTGTCTTGGATTGTTGGCCCGGCGCCCGTATAGTGGCAACTAGCACCCATATACTACGAAGCCCCTGTTAGCAGACAGTCCATAGATGAATTTACTGATCTTATGCCCATTCACCTCGTGGTCGGAAACCGTCTTTGTCTTGTCTGCGCCCATACCATCTAGCTCCGCATTTTCAACATTCCAGTCCGTTCTTTCGTCGAGATGGCGAGGTGCCTCAAATGCACATCCTTGGAACAATCTCGTTGCGTCCTTACCAGTCAAGTTCTGACTGATAGCTGTCGCAAATTTGTTCCATTGGTTCACGTAGCGTTGGACTGTCCAATTCCCGTCTCTATGCTTACCATTCCCCCAGCCTGGTTAATACTGTTAAACTCAGGGTAGACAATCACAATCTGATATCGAGCCAACTTACTATCTACCTCATTTCCAATCTCGAACGCATATAACGAGTTGCCCATGGTCTCGTAGGCAGCGTTTGCCTCGAGTACACATTGATCAAGGCCGTTCCCAATATTGTAATATGTCTCGTTTACCGTATTGAAGAAATTGAGGCCTTGGGCAAACCTGTTAGCGTTTTGCTATCTATGGTGCCATGATAACTAtaccatatatatattgggtGCCATTGGGGAATTGTCTGAAGGATTGGAACCAAGACGGGCCAATGAGCGTATGCGATGGCTGGTCAGAAGCGACAGAGCTAAAGGGGTCGATAATAGCTTCGGTCTGATTCGGATAGTATATGGCAGAGCTTTGGGTGCTGCCGCCCACACGGAAGATCGGATATGCGCCCGATATGTCGTACAAGTTTTGGATCACTTGCCTCGAAAAAACGTTTGGGTGTCTTGGAAAAGTTATAAATACGTGACCAATAGTATATAGGGTTGAACATACGTATCATTTCCGGCATAATCTGTCATGAACGAAAACTCGATGGAAAATGATTGATATGCTGCATCCACAATCTGCTTCCCAGGTCTAGGGCTAGCCGGCGGAGAAATGTTTATTTCGCGGGTAACATTGGGCTTTGCTGATTGGTCGGATACTGCAAGCGGAATAAGAGATGCAAAAGTGATGAAATTTGCAAGAAAAGGCATTATGGAGACTTTGCTTGGTGCCACCTTTCCAGTGTATCAAGCCGTCCAAGCGTTCTTCGTTATGCTTTTATAGCACAGAAACAGGCAAGAGTCCCAGAACTCCAATTTAGCCGAgcataatatatagtttgaGAATGGCTGATCTTCTTTGTTCTTATTTGAGGAGAAATTCCTCCTTGTCCCTTGATCTACAGCTTTGGACCAACGACCCCGCAGCTATCAGTTGTTTTGCCGCGGAAAACAGTACGGGCTGATTGAGAGCTTTGACTGTCTTACATATATGCCTCACCTTGTTATTTGTCCCTTCTTGAGGCAGAGAGACTCATTTGTGGGGTGATAGTTACACTTGGGAGAGAGCAATATTTCTGTACGATGCCTACATCTTGCCCCTACACTAGGACTAGCAGATTAACTACTTAAGCATCAAAATACCATAAGTAGGCTAGTGACCTGCGTGTGatcatatatatagtagaCCTTATACACCTGCAGCATGTTGTTTCATTGCAATAATGTAGGCGTACATGAACCGGGAACCTTTAACCCgagaatatattaattaatgcGTAAATCCCTGCAGATGAATGTCACCGTCCTCGCCAAGTCGGCAGCAAAACTTTCGCGACCAGCGAAAACCCGTTCAGCAAGTTTTCCTACCTGTTTGGCAGCAACTCTAGAGGTAATGAAAAAGATGAAAGGTTTATGCTTCGAGGAAGAAAACGTTTCCTTGTACTTTCAATGCACACTCTGACTTGCGGTTTGTGATTCCTAGAGGCACACACCCCAGCCATGGCAATTGGCAGGAGAGTACGATAATAACGTAAGCCACCTGCAGGTTATCCAATAGTTTCCGATCCAGTGTGAAGAGCAAACGAATTCCCAcgtattataatttatatctcttGTTAATCACACTGACGGAAAACTCTATTCATCATGAATGACATTCTCAATCATCTGTCGGCAGCACCCAAGATACTGACATGGATCACAAAGGGACCTTAGCCTCTCCACTCCGACTTCAGCTACCAGACTGTTATCCTGTTGAAGGACATCGATCAAGGGGAGATTTCCCTCTATTGCCTTTGTACAGGCCTCATAAGCTACGTCATGTGCCCTCTGGCGACCAAGCTTCGGCGCAGTTCCCATCATCACTGCCTCCGCAACAATCAGGCCCTTGGTCATGTTGAGATTGTTTGACATGGCTTCAGTGTTGACGAGAAGGCCCTTGATAACGAAATTTGCTTGGTGTAGCGCGCCACAGCATAGGACAAATGAATCTGGAACGCAGCTCCACTCCAGATGCCAGGGGCCAGAAGCTCGTTCGAAATCGGACACCATGGCATCCAGAGCCAATGATGCGTTCGACCGAAGCAGCTTCGAAGAGGCAAGTATAACTTCGCTTGATATAGGGTTTCGCTTCTGAGGCATGGTTGACGACGCTCCCCGAAATGGTACGAAGGGCTCAGCCACCTCGGCAACTTCATTAGACGACATTATGATGATATCTAGAGCGATTTTCCCTAGAGATCCCCCGATGAGTGCTAGAAAGTTGATGATTTCGGCAATGTGATCCCGTGCCACATGCCATGTAATTGATGGATCGTGTAACCCGAGCTCCGTCGCAAGTTGTTTTCGCACCTCCAGACCGGTATCATCCGAGCCGAGCGATGCCAATGTTCCTGCTGCGCCGCCGAACTGGACCAGCAAACAACGATGCTCTATTTCGGTCAATCTTTGGATATGCCGTTGGAGACCAGAGAGATATACGGCGCATTTATAGCCAAATGTGATTGGAAGAGCATGTTGGAGATGGGTCCTGCCTGCCATGGGTCTTGGAAGTGTCAGCACCTCTTTAAACAGTGTTGCATCTCTAAGACGTACGTGTCGGCATATTTCTCCGAAAGAGACTTTAGAGTCGCATTCAACTCATGAAGGTTCCGACGGACAATAACAAGTCCTCTACGCATTTGCACCATGGAAGCGCAGTCCATGATATCTTGTGTTGTGGCACCCCAATGGATGTACTTG harbors:
- a CDS encoding uncharacterized protein (COG:S;~EggNog:ENOG410PKQW;~InterPro:IPR037460,IPR036514;~go_function: GO:0016788 - hydrolase activity, acting on ester bonds [Evidence IEA]) codes for the protein MDTSDKGPQAQLSHIYCDLLAQAYSNQCNRVNFKYWGLNPTNPYTVLETSVRQELNELVEDLNRVIQNAIIDANNRRGSMDIAYADVDARFEGHRWCEGGVEEPDATYPSTFFFLSGWSDITEEGAIQQASSSDDESDYISSLQGQTTLTLPATCLPNRVLLSPFFYLFRKYP
- a CDS encoding uncharacterized protein (COG:S;~EggNog:ENOG410PX36); its protein translation is MFRAQECRPTLIAKFECCPQDQVALLDDLVLATLHVTYVPTSGSGGRPFTFNTAGLTVELWVWRDRWVNLEGFVCGGGWAFVDYPDMQVSPGRDNGFASLRPGETWSEVLQLPLLTDMESKDGGEARAGEGIWCLFKGLRLDWWVWGSREDHLETTVTIPATGSWTVREPGEQPNVFIPAAAPVDLEII
- a CDS encoding glycosyl hydrolase family 79 C-terminal domain-containing protein (CAZy:GH79;~COG:S;~EggNog:ENOG410PNH0;~InterPro:IPR017853,IPR031728;~PFAM:PF16862), which translates into the protein MTDYAGNDTHPNVFSRQVIQNLYDISGAYPIFRVGGSTQSSAIYYPNQTEAIIDPFSSVASDQPSHTLIGPSWFQSFRQFPNGTQYIYGLNFFNTVNETYYNIGNGLDQCVLEANAAYETMGNSLYAFEIGNEVDSWGNGKHRDGNWTVQRYVNQWNKFATAISQNLTGKDATRLFQGCAFEAPRHLDERTDWNVENAELDGMGADKTKTVSDHEYMGASCHYTGAGPTIQDTLFDRTNMLSRVWYHDYLGNATANSGIKYVIGETNSISCQGAFNISDVMASAVWAIDYVMYLSSLKVSRVHFHMGTRYRYSPWQPVLYNDSSPHVNPMYYGNLFNAAVFAGGNKQTEVLVNETNFGAYAVYQAGSLDAIVAVNLNIWNSTSDPVARPYTALALTADWENAKVSRLTSPGVDIAGNITFAGQHVDENARIVGPKTYDTVIDGKVLVGAGEAILVQK
- a CDS encoding class-II fumarase/aspartase family protein (COG:F;~EggNog:ENOG410PK0Y;~InterPro:IPR022761,IPR019468,IPR024083,IPR008948, IPR000362;~PFAM:PF10397,PF00206;~go_function: GO:0003824 - catalytic activity [Evidence IEA]), with the protein product MLNSAVDSRIFRNLFGTEEIRDIFSDEAYIKCLVEVEIALARAEAKVNVIPHESANVIAENAKYENLDLDRMAADTENVGYPVLPLVWQLAEMVPGEHAKYIHWGATTQDIMDCASMVQMRRGLVIVRRNLHELNATLKSLSEKYADTPMAGRTHLQHALPITFGYKCAVYLSGLQRHIQRLTEIEHRCLLVQFGGAAGTLASLGSDDTGLEVRKQLATELGLHDPSITWHVARDHIAEIINFLALIGGSLGKIALDIIIMSSNEVAEVAEPFVPFRGASSTMPQKRNPISSEVILASSKLLRSNASLALDAMVSDFERASGPWHLEWSCVPDSFVLCCGALHQANFVIKGLLVNTEAMSNNLNMTKGLIVAEAVMMGTAPKLGRQRAHDVAYEACTKAIEGNLPLIDVLQQDNSLVAEVGVERLRSLCDPCQYLGCCRQMIENVIHDE